The Phocoena sinus isolate mPhoSin1 chromosome 17, mPhoSin1.pri, whole genome shotgun sequence genome contains a region encoding:
- the RIDA gene encoding 2-iminobutanoate/2-iminopropanoate deaminase, with protein sequence MSALIRKVISTAKAPAAIGPYSQAVLVDRTIYISGQLGMDPASGQLVPGGVAEEAKQALTNMGEILKAAGCDFTNVVKTTVLLADINDFNTVNDIYKQYFQSSFPARAAYQVAALPKGGRVEIEAVAVQGPLMTASL encoded by the exons ATGTCGGCTTTGATCAGAAAGGTGATCAGCACCGCGAAAGCCCCAGCGGCTATTGGTCCCTACAG TCAGGCCGTGTTAGTCGACAGGACCATTTACATTTCAGGACAGCTAGGCATGGATCCTGCAAGTGGACAGCTTGTGCCAGGAGGGGTGGCAGAAGAGGCTAAACAA GCTCTTACAAACATGGGTGAAATTCTGAAAGCAGCAGGCTGTGACTTCACAAATG TGGTAAAAACAACGGTTTTGCTGGCTGACATAAACGACTTCAATACTGTCAATGACATCTACAAACAAT atttccaGAGTAGTTTTCCTGCAAGAGCTGCCTACCAGGTTGCTGCTTTGCCCAAA GGAGGCCGTGTTGAGATTGAAGCAGTAGCTGTCCAAGGACCTCTCATGACAGCATCGCTCTAA